Proteins encoded within one genomic window of Humulus lupulus chromosome 1, drHumLupu1.1, whole genome shotgun sequence:
- the LOC133818172 gene encoding pathogenesis-related leaf protein 4-like: MGFCKISTMLFIMFICLLGLCQAQNTQQDFLNTHNTPRNQVGVSNIVWNITVANYALNYANARKGDCNLVHSNGPYGENLAKGSGSFSGTAAVNLWVAEKPNYVYSSNSCVGGECLHYTQVVWSDSIQVGCARVQCTNSWWYVVCSYYPPGNYEGEYPY; encoded by the coding sequence ATGGGTTTCTGTAAAATCTCAACAATGCTATTTATTATGTTCATTTGTCTTTTGGGACTTTGCCAAGCCCAAAACACCCAACAGGACTTCCTCAACACCCACAACACGCCCCGGAACCAAGTTGGGGTGAGCAACATCGTGTGGAACATCACTGTGGCCAACTATGCTCTGAACTATGCCAACGCAAGAAAAGGAGACTGTAATCTGGTGCACTCTAACGGTCCTTATGGCGAGAATTTAGCCAAAGGCAGTGGATCATTCTCAGGCACAGCCGCGGTCAATCTCTGGGTAGCAGAGAAGCCTAACTATGTCTACTCCTCCAACTCCTGTGTCGGTGGTGAGTGCCTCCATTATACTCAGGTTGTCTGGAGTGACTCCATTCAAGTTGGCTGCGCCAGGGTCCAGTGCACCAACAGCTGGTGGTATGTCGTCTGCAGCTACTATCCACCAGGCAATTACGAGGGAGAGTACCCTTATTAG